The genomic stretch GCACTGCTCGGCGAACGGGCGACCCGCACCGAGCATCTGGCCGGCGAAGACACCTTCTGCCTGCAACTGAACAAACTGGCGTTCATCAAGCTGTTCGCCCTCTCCAACACCTTCCGCGACTTCGCCCTGCGCGGGGTCAGCAGCCTGCTCGATCAGGTCAACCAGCAAGTCCAGCAGAAAGCCGTGGAAACCCTCGGCACCCAATACTCGCTGAACACTCGCCTGGGCGAATTGGCCATGCGCCATCCGGTGACGTGCAGCCCTTCCACTCCACTGCGCGAAGCGGTGAAGCTGATGCACGAACAACAGGTCGGCAGCATCGTCGCGGTGGATGAGCACAAGGCGCCACTGGGGATTTTCACCCTGCGCGATCTGCGCCATGTGGTGGCTGCGGGCGTCGGCGACTTCAATGAACCGATCGAACGCCACATGACGCCCTCGCCGTTCTATCTGTCGCCGGATCACAGCGCCTTCGATGCGGCGATCGCGATGACCGAGCGGCATATCGCCCACGTCTGTCTGGTCAAGGATCAGCGTCTGTGCGGCGTGGTCTCCGAGCGTGATCTGTTCTCGCTGCAACGGGTCGATCTGGTGCACCTGGCACGGACCATCCGCAGCGCCCAGCGGGTTGAACAACTGGTGACCCTGCGCGGCGAGATCGGCCAACTGGTGGAGCGCATGCTGGCTCACGGCGCATCGTCGACCCAGATCACCCACATCATCACCCTGCTCAACGATCACACCGTGTGCCGGGTGATCGAACTGACGCTCGCGGAGAAAGGCGACCCCGGCGTGCCGTTCAGTTGGCTGTGTTTCGGCAGCGAAGGCCGGCGTGAGCAGACCCTGCACACCGATCAGGACAACGGCATTCTGTTCGATGCGCGGGATGCGGCCCATGCGGCGGAGATTCGCGGCAAGTTGCTGCCCATCGCCCAGCAGATCAATAACAGCCTGGCGCAGTGCGGCTTCACTCTGTGCAAAGGCAACGTCATGGCCGGCAATCCGCAGCTGTGCCTGTCCCGTGCCGAATGGGCTCGACGCTTTGCCGCGTTCATCCGCGAGGCAACGCCGGAGAACCTGTTGGGCTCAAGCATCTATTTCGACCTGCGGGTGGTCTGGGGCGACGAACAGGGTTGCGAGCAATTGCGCCGGGGGATTCTCGATCAGGTCGGCGACAATCGTTTGTTCCAGCGGATGATGGCCGAGAACGCCTTGCGCAACCGCCCGCCGGTGGGGCGTTTCCGTGAATTCGTGCTAACCCGCAAGAACGGCGAGAAAGCCACGCTGGACCTGAAGATCCAGGGCCTGACGCCGTTTGTCGACGGTGCACGTCTGCTGGCTCTGGCCAATGGCATCGACGCCAACAACACCCTCGAACGCTTCCGCCAGTTGGTGGAGAAAGAAGTCATCGACCGACTGGATGGCGCCGCGTACGAGGAGGCTTATCACTTTATCCAGCAGACACGCATGCAGCAGCATCAGCTGCAGACCCGGGAAAACCTGCCGTATTCGAACCGGGTCGATCCCGACAGCCTCAATCATCTGGACCGGCGCATCCTGCGTGAATCCCTGCGTCAGGCCCAGCGCCTGCAAAGCAGCCTGACCCTGCGGTATCAGCTATGAGCCTGTTCTCGTGGCTGCGTCCGGCCAGCCCGGTTCTGCCGGACGATCTACAACAACGCCTGGCGAAACTGCCGGCAATCGGCGAACTAAGCGAATGCAGCCTGCGCGAACAGCGCTGGGTGGTGCTGGATCTGGAAACCACCGGGCTGAACCTGAACAAGGATCGGGTGCTGTCGATTGGCGCGGTGGTGATCGAGGACGGCGCCATCGATTTCAGCCAGCAGTTCGAACGCACCCTGCAATGTCGCGAACTCAAGCTCAGCCCCAGTGTTTTGATCCACGGGTTGGGACCGAACGCGATTGCCGCCGGCAGCGAGCCGGCCGAGGCGCTGCTCGAGCTTCTGGAGTTTATTGGCGACAGCCCGGTGCTGGCGTTTCATGCGCCGTTCGATCAGCACATGCTGGGCCGGGCGGTGAAAGAACACCTGGGCCACAAGTTGCAGCAAGTGTTTCTGGATGTCGCCGACATTGCACCGCTGGTTTGCCCGCAGGCGCACATCCGCGAGGCTGGGCTGGACGAGTGGATCGACTGGTTCAAGCTCGAAGTGTTCGAGCGCCACCATGCCAGCGCCGACGCACTGGCCACGGCGGAACTGGCGTTGATTCTGTTCAGCCGGGCACGTCAGCAGCAGATTCACAGCCCATTGAATTTGCAGCAACGCCTGAGTCAGTGGAAGCGCCGCCAGCAGACGCATTCGTTCTGAGCCCCGGGTTGTCGCCCGACAACCCGACCGGTGGCCAATTGCTAACCATTCCCACCTCTGCCACAATCGCGAACAATTCTCGTTAGTTAGCATTTCCCAGTCGGTGCCTTCGTGTCGTCAGCCCAAAGCCCTCACAGTGAGCTCGTCGGTGCGTTGTATCGCGACCATCGCGGCTGGCTGCTGGGCTGGCTGCGGCGCAACGTGGCCTGCCCGCAACGCGCCGAAGACCTGAGCCAGGACACCTTCGTCCGCCTGCTCGGTCGCGAGGAACTGCTGACGCCCCGCGAACCCCGAGCCTTTCTGGTGGCCATCGCCAAGGGTCTGCTGTTCGACTACTTCCGTCGCGCGGCACTGGAACAGGCTTATCTCGCTGAGTTGATGCTGATCCCCGAAGGCGAGCAGCCGTCGGTCGAAGAGCAGCAACTGATCCTCGAAGACCTCAAAGCTATCGATCGTCTGCTCGGCCAATTGTCGACCAAGGCCCGCGCCGCATTCCTTTATAACCGTCTCGACGGCCTGACCCATGCCGAGATCGCCGACAAACTCGGCGTGTCGGTGCCGCGCGTGCGCCAGTATCTGGCCCAGGGCATCCGCCAGTGCTACATCGCCCTGTACGGTGAGCCGACATGAACCCGGCCAGTTCCAAACCGGTCTCGGCCCACGTGCTGGACGCGGCGATAGCCTGGCAATTGACCCTCGATTCCAGCAGCCCGCTGGAGCGCGAAGAATTCGCCAAATGGCACGCCGCCAACGAAGAACACGCCCGTGCCTGGCGTCAGTTGGGCATGCTCGACCAGCGTTTCAGCGTGGCCAACGGCCCGGCCCGCAGCGCGTTGCTGCAATCGCGCGAAGGCATCCGTCGCCGGGTGCGCAAGCTCGGCAGCGGTCTGGCCAGTGTTGTCGCGGTGGTCGGCCTGTCACTGTTTGCCGCAGAACACTATCTGCCGCTGGATTACTGGCTCGCCGACCAGCGCACCGCTACCGGTGAACAACGCACCGTACGGCTGGCGGACGGCACCGTGATCAACCTCAACACTCACAGCGCCGTGGATGTGCGATTCAATGAAAAGCAGCGGCTGATCGTGCTGCAGGAAGGTGAAATCCTCATCGAGACCGGTCATGGCGATGCACGACCGTTCATCGTCGAAACCCGCGAAGGCCGCATGCGCGCGCTGGGTACGCGGTTTCTGGTCAAACGCGAAGAACAGGGCACGCGCCTGAGCGTGTTGCAGTCGGCCGTCGCGGCGCATCCGCAATCCGATCCGCAGGAACAGATCCTGCGCGAAGGCCAGCAGGTGCTGATCCGCAATAACGGGCTGGGCGCAGTCGTCGCGCTCAACCCCGGCGCCGATGCCTGGACCCGCGGCATGCTGGTGGTGGACAACGCTCGCCTGGAAGACCTGATACACGAGCTCGGTCGCTATCGTCGTGGCCATCTGGGCATCACACCGGAAGTCGCCGACCTGCGCATCACCGGCAGTTTCCCGCTGCACGATACCGACAAGGCGTTGAGCGCCCTGCTCCCGACCCTGCCGGTGCAGATCGAGCAACATACGCCGTGGTGGGTCACCGTGGCCAAGGCTGATCCGAAGCCCTGATCCTCTGCCATAACGCCGTCCATTTCGCGTTAATGGAAATTATTTTCATCCAGCCCTATCACTTTTCGATTCTCGTCCGGCACACAGGCAATTGAGAAATATTTCCATTCAGGAGCCGCCGTATGTCCCGTTCGCTAGACACCTTGTTGCGCCCCAGTTTGCTGGCGGTCGCCATTGCCCTCTGCACCCCGCTGGCCAGCAGCCAACTGATCGCCGCAGAACAGGCGTCGAGCGTTCGCGCCTACAACCTGCCGGCCGCGCCGCTCTCCACCACCCTGAACCAGATCGCCAGCCAGGGCGGCCTCACGCTTTCGCTGAATCCGTCGCTGGCGGCGGGCAAGACGTCGGCGCCAGTCAACGGCCAATATGACGCGGCAGGCGCACTGAGCGCCGCCCTGCGCGGCACCGGCCTGCAACTGGAACAAAGCAGCACCGGCACGTACACCCTGGTCGCGGTGCCGGAAGGCGTGATGGCCCTGCCGGAAACTTCGGTAATCGGTGTGGAAAACTCTGAAAGCGCCTGGGGCCCGGTCGAAGGCTACACCGCCACTCGCACCGCCGCCGGCACCAAGACCGACACCGCGCTGGTCGAAGCACCGCGTTCGATCTCCGTCGCCACCCGCCAGCAGATGGACGACCGCAGCGTCCACAGCCTCGATGACGCCGTGCGCTACATGCCGGGCATCACCGCCAGCAGCTACGGCAGCGACACCCGCTCCGACTGGCTGCGCGTGCGTGGCTTCGAACCGACCCAGTTCCTCGATGGCCTGCCGCTGCCAAAAGGCGTGTACGCCAACCCGAAACAGGAAACCTGGAACCTCGACCGCCTCGCCCTGCTGCGCGGCCCGGCCTCGTCGGTTTACGGCCAGACCCCGCCGGGCGGCCTGCTGGACATGGTCAGCCGACGTCCAAGCGATGTGCAGAGCAGCGAAATCCAGTTGCAGTACGGCAGCGACAACCACCGTCAGATCAACTTCGCCAGCACCGGCAAGATCGACGACGCCGGTCAGTTCCTCTACGGCCTCAGCGGCGTGGTACGTGAAAGCGGCACGCAGATCGATCACGTCGACAACAAGCGCTACAACATCGCGCCGAGCCTGACCTGGAACATCGACGACGACACCAAGTTCACCCTGCTGACCCAGTTCACCCGCGACGATACCGGCATCACCAGCCAGTTCCTGCCAGTGCAGGGCACCAAGATCGACATGCCGTTCGGCAAGGTTTCCCACCACAAGAACCTCGGCGATCCGGACTGGGAATACTACGACCGCACCTACTACGCGCTCGGTTATGCCTTCGAACATCGCCTGAACGATGTGTGGCAGTTCAAGCAGAACCTGCGTTACACCAAGTCGGATCTGTCGTTCCAGAGCCTGACCCCGGGTTCGTATCCGTACACCCAGGTGGACAACGCTGGCAACGTCGGCCGCACCAGCACCAGTGTCGAAGAGGACATCAGCCAGTTCGCCGTGGACAACAACTTCCAGGCTGACTTTGCCACCGGCGACATCCGCCACACGCTGCTGCTGGGTCTGGATCACCAGCGCAGCAACACCAACTACACCTCGATCTTCGGTGACGGTCTGACCACCAACGTGCTCAACCCGATCTACGGTCAGCCGATCGTACGCCCGGCGCGCTCCACCGCCTTCTACGACTACGACCAGAAGACCTACCAGACCGGTCTGTACGTGCAGGACCAGATGGCCCTCGACCAATGGCGCCTGACCCTCGGTGGCCGTGAAGACTGGGTGCACACCGGTACGAAGTTCATCAACAAGGCCGACGCCACCAACACCGACCGCGACAAGGCCTTCAGCGGCAACGCGGCACTCAGCTACGTGTTCGACTCCGGTTTCGTGCCGTACATTTCCTACGCCGAATCCTTCCAGCCCACCAGTGGCGCCGACGCCTCTTCCACTGAATCGCTCAAGCCGACCGAAGGCAAGCAGTGGGAACTGGGCATCAAGTACCAGCCGCCCGGCAGCAAGACCCTGCTGTCCGCCGCGGTGTATGACCTGACCCAGAAAAACGTCTCGGTAAGCTCCTTCGTCAACGGAGTATCGATCACCAGCCAGACCGGCGAAGTGAAAGTCAAAGGCCTGGAGCTGGAAGCCACCTCCGATGTCACCGACAACCTGAAAGTCATCGCCGCCTACACCCTGGCCAAGTCCGAAGTGCAGAACGGTGCCGACAAAGGCAATCGCCTGCAACTGATGCCGAACCAGCAAGCCTCGCTGTGGACCGATTACACCTGGCACAGCGGCGTGCTCGACGGCTTCGGCGTCGGCGGCGGTGTGCGTTACACCGGCAACACCTACGGCGACAAGGCCAACACCTGGCTGGGCAAGGCTGACGCCTACACCGTGTTCGATGCCGCCGTGCATTACGACCTCGGTCGCCTGGACAACAGCCTCAAAGGCGCGTCGCTGGCACTCAACGCCACCAACCTGCTGAACAAGGACTACATTTCCACCTGTGACAGCTTCTACTGCTACTACGGCGACCAACGCAGCGTCGTCGCCAGTGCCACCTACAAGTGGTAAGCGCTTGAGCTGAAACAGGCCCTGCAACCAGGCCGTCCCTCGTGGACGGCTTTGGTGTTTTTGAAGGTCATGAAATGAAAAGTAAAACAATCCGCCGCTGGTCGTTCGTCCACACCTGGACCAGCCTGATCTGCACCGTGTTTTTGCTGCTGCTGGCCCTGACCGGCCTGCCGCTGATCTTTCATCACGAGATCGAGCATCTGCTCGGTGACGCACCCCAGGTGCGCGAGATGCCGGCCGATACGCCGCACCTGAATCTGGCGCAACTGGTGCAAGCCGCCGAAGCCCATCGCCCCGGTGAAGTCGTGCAGTACTTCGGCTTCGAAGACGACGAGCCGAACACCGTGCTGACGATCATGGCGAAGACGGCCGGCACCGAGCCGAACTCCTCGCACACTTTCATGCTCGACGCCCGCACCGGCGAAGCGCTGGAAACACCCTCGGCCAACGGTGGCCTGATGCTGT from Pseudomonas allokribbensis encodes the following:
- a CDS encoding putative nucleotidyltransferase substrate binding domain-containing protein, with product MVMSKADAFTQAGKTAVLQNIQGTLQFLQRFPPFNQMEHAHLAYLVEQCQLRFYGQGESIIKPADGPVEHFYIVKQGRVVGERPHTAKGGTETTFEITTGECFPLAALLGERATRTEHLAGEDTFCLQLNKLAFIKLFALSNTFRDFALRGVSSLLDQVNQQVQQKAVETLGTQYSLNTRLGELAMRHPVTCSPSTPLREAVKLMHEQQVGSIVAVDEHKAPLGIFTLRDLRHVVAAGVGDFNEPIERHMTPSPFYLSPDHSAFDAAIAMTERHIAHVCLVKDQRLCGVVSERDLFSLQRVDLVHLARTIRSAQRVEQLVTLRGEIGQLVERMLAHGASSTQITHIITLLNDHTVCRVIELTLAEKGDPGVPFSWLCFGSEGRREQTLHTDQDNGILFDARDAAHAAEIRGKLLPIAQQINNSLAQCGFTLCKGNVMAGNPQLCLSRAEWARRFAAFIREATPENLLGSSIYFDLRVVWGDEQGCEQLRRGILDQVGDNRLFQRMMAENALRNRPPVGRFREFVLTRKNGEKATLDLKIQGLTPFVDGARLLALANGIDANNTLERFRQLVEKEVIDRLDGAAYEEAYHFIQQTRMQQHQLQTRENLPYSNRVDPDSLNHLDRRILRESLRQAQRLQSSLTLRYQL
- a CDS encoding 3'-5' exonuclease is translated as MSLFSWLRPASPVLPDDLQQRLAKLPAIGELSECSLREQRWVVLDLETTGLNLNKDRVLSIGAVVIEDGAIDFSQQFERTLQCRELKLSPSVLIHGLGPNAIAAGSEPAEALLELLEFIGDSPVLAFHAPFDQHMLGRAVKEHLGHKLQQVFLDVADIAPLVCPQAHIREAGLDEWIDWFKLEVFERHHASADALATAELALILFSRARQQQIHSPLNLQQRLSQWKRRQQTHSF
- a CDS encoding RNA polymerase sigma factor; this translates as MSSAQSPHSELVGALYRDHRGWLLGWLRRNVACPQRAEDLSQDTFVRLLGREELLTPREPRAFLVAIAKGLLFDYFRRAALEQAYLAELMLIPEGEQPSVEEQQLILEDLKAIDRLLGQLSTKARAAFLYNRLDGLTHAEIADKLGVSVPRVRQYLAQGIRQCYIALYGEPT
- a CDS encoding FecR domain-containing protein → MNPASSKPVSAHVLDAAIAWQLTLDSSSPLEREEFAKWHAANEEHARAWRQLGMLDQRFSVANGPARSALLQSREGIRRRVRKLGSGLASVVAVVGLSLFAAEHYLPLDYWLADQRTATGEQRTVRLADGTVINLNTHSAVDVRFNEKQRLIVLQEGEILIETGHGDARPFIVETREGRMRALGTRFLVKREEQGTRLSVLQSAVAAHPQSDPQEQILREGQQVLIRNNGLGAVVALNPGADAWTRGMLVVDNARLEDLIHELGRYRRGHLGITPEVADLRITGSFPLHDTDKALSALLPTLPVQIEQHTPWWVTVAKADPKP
- a CDS encoding TonB-dependent siderophore receptor; its protein translation is MSRSLDTLLRPSLLAVAIALCTPLASSQLIAAEQASSVRAYNLPAAPLSTTLNQIASQGGLTLSLNPSLAAGKTSAPVNGQYDAAGALSAALRGTGLQLEQSSTGTYTLVAVPEGVMALPETSVIGVENSESAWGPVEGYTATRTAAGTKTDTALVEAPRSISVATRQQMDDRSVHSLDDAVRYMPGITASSYGSDTRSDWLRVRGFEPTQFLDGLPLPKGVYANPKQETWNLDRLALLRGPASSVYGQTPPGGLLDMVSRRPSDVQSSEIQLQYGSDNHRQINFASTGKIDDAGQFLYGLSGVVRESGTQIDHVDNKRYNIAPSLTWNIDDDTKFTLLTQFTRDDTGITSQFLPVQGTKIDMPFGKVSHHKNLGDPDWEYYDRTYYALGYAFEHRLNDVWQFKQNLRYTKSDLSFQSLTPGSYPYTQVDNAGNVGRTSTSVEEDISQFAVDNNFQADFATGDIRHTLLLGLDHQRSNTNYTSIFGDGLTTNVLNPIYGQPIVRPARSTAFYDYDQKTYQTGLYVQDQMALDQWRLTLGGREDWVHTGTKFINKADATNTDRDKAFSGNAALSYVFDSGFVPYISYAESFQPTSGADASSTESLKPTEGKQWELGIKYQPPGSKTLLSAAVYDLTQKNVSVSSFVNGVSITSQTGEVKVKGLELEATSDVTDNLKVIAAYTLAKSEVQNGADKGNRLQLMPNQQASLWTDYTWHSGVLDGFGVGGGVRYTGNTYGDKANTWLGKADAYTVFDAAVHYDLGRLDNSLKGASLALNATNLLNKDYISTCDSFYCYYGDQRSVVASATYKW